A region of Paramormyrops kingsleyae isolate MSU_618 chromosome 17, PKINGS_0.4, whole genome shotgun sequence DNA encodes the following proteins:
- the LOC111841408 gene encoding THAP domain-containing protein 5-like isoform X1 — MPKYCTAPNCRNDAGSTGSDRKSFYKFPLHDQARLQQWLKNMGREGWTPSRHQHICHEHFTPSCFTMRWGIRYLASDAVPTIFQLSENAEKRRSTSNADRKAKRIRPSSKKAVLTVPLEKTSNCDSVHQDGNVGSVQLYTITVEPSLLLESSTMEQSMGSAPTALALPAVDGQDSLGDDFPMTLFQAVEDFSMSGGGECAEVMVLSKGASTDSEDAVEGIATALLAEGQEVVIHDAVGQGAVGPSSLVIENMALETVEPPAGQDDRGIQIIAYFETIPSVLPAGPTHSGLTPDTVLSSALSPQPIVSTLPIVSKHMTPLPGSLVLASERPESSETEVEGQREEKEEDGVEHQGKQLDEHRYHKNSLSKEQLEVIVTELQKKVKVLQQRHRRHLDKLLGLESTVSQLRHSKLLSEERLSLLERAYVQTSAVVSDAGETVAIICEDEKMAYLYSLPEYGIGEGLEQDMEGPAALSES; from the exons ATGCCTAAATACTGTACGGCTCCCAACTGCAGGAACGACGCTGGTAGCACCGGCTCAGACAGGAAGAGCTTCTACAA GTTTCCACTGCATGACCAAGCCAGGCTGCAGCAGTGGCTGAAAAACATGGGCCGGGAGGGTTGGACGCCTTCACGGCACCAGCACATCTGCCACGAGCACTTCACACCCTCCTGCTTCACCATGCGATGGGGGATCCGCTACCTCGCCAGCGACGCCGTGCCGACCATCTTCCAGCTCTCTGAAAATGCAGAG AAACGTAGAAGCACCAGTAACGCTGACAGGAAAGCAAAGAGAATACGGCCTTCCAGCAAGAAAGCTGTGTTGACTGTGCCATTGGAGAAGACATCCAACTGCGATAGTGTGCACCAAGATGGCAATGTTGGCTCCGTGCAGCTGTACACCATTACGGTGGAGCCTTCTCTGCTGCTGGAATCAAGCACCATGGAACAGTCCATGGGATCTGCCCCCACTGCCTTAGCCCTACCAGCAGTTGACGGACAGGATAGCCTGGGAGATGATTTTCCAATGACGCTGTTTCAAGCTGTGGAGGATTTCAGCATGTCTGGCGGAGGGGAGTGTGCCGAAGTCATGGTACTGTCCAAGGGTGCATCGACGGACAGTGAAGATGCAGTGGAGGGCATAGCAACTGCTCTCTTGGCAGAAGGCCAGGAGGTGGTCATACATGATGCTGTTGGCCAGGGAGCAGTGGGCCCCTCCTCACTGGTTATTGAGAACATGGCCCTGGAGACAGTGGAGCCCCCTGCAGGCCAGGATGACCGCGGTATCCAGATCATTGCTTACTTCGAGACTATTCCCAGCGTCCTTCCAGCCGGCCCCACTCATTCTGGCCTAACACCCGACACAGTGCTGTCCTCTGCCCTCAGCCCTCAGCCCATAGTCTCCACTCTTCCCATTGTGTCCAAACACATGACCCCCTTGCCAGGCTCCCTGGTTCTCGCTTCAGAGAGGCCTGAGAGTTCAGAGACGGAGGTGGAGGGGCAAAGGGAGGAAAAGGAAGAGGATGGTGTAGAGCACCAGGGGAAACAACTGGATGAGCACCG CTACCACAAGAACAGCCTGAGTAAGGAGCAGCTGGAAGTCATTGTGACAGAGCTGCAGAAGAAGGTGAAGGTGCTGCAGCAGAGGCACCGGAGGCACCTGGACAAGCTGCTGGGCCTGGAGAGCACAGTGAGCCAGCTGAGGCACAGCAAGCTGCTGAGTGAGGAGCGACTGAGCCTTCTGGAGAGG GCCTACGTTCAGACGAGTGCTGTTGTGTCAGATGCTGGGGAAACAGTGGCCATCATTTGTGAAGATGAGAAGATGGCGTACCTCTACTCTCTGCCGGAGTATGGCATCGGGGAGGGACTTGAACAGGACATGGAGGGTCCCGCTGCACTATCGGAGAGCTGA
- the LOC111841408 gene encoding THAP domain-containing protein 5-like isoform X2 — protein MKRFPLHDQARLQQWLKNMGREGWTPSRHQHICHEHFTPSCFTMRWGIRYLASDAVPTIFQLSENAEKRRSTSNADRKAKRIRPSSKKAVLTVPLEKTSNCDSVHQDGNVGSVQLYTITVEPSLLLESSTMEQSMGSAPTALALPAVDGQDSLGDDFPMTLFQAVEDFSMSGGGECAEVMVLSKGASTDSEDAVEGIATALLAEGQEVVIHDAVGQGAVGPSSLVIENMALETVEPPAGQDDRGIQIIAYFETIPSVLPAGPTHSGLTPDTVLSSALSPQPIVSTLPIVSKHMTPLPGSLVLASERPESSETEVEGQREEKEEDGVEHQGKQLDEHRYHKNSLSKEQLEVIVTELQKKVKVLQQRHRRHLDKLLGLESTVSQLRHSKLLSEERLSLLERAYVQTSAVVSDAGETVAIICEDEKMAYLYSLPEYGIGEGLEQDMEGPAALSES, from the exons ATGAAAAG GTTTCCACTGCATGACCAAGCCAGGCTGCAGCAGTGGCTGAAAAACATGGGCCGGGAGGGTTGGACGCCTTCACGGCACCAGCACATCTGCCACGAGCACTTCACACCCTCCTGCTTCACCATGCGATGGGGGATCCGCTACCTCGCCAGCGACGCCGTGCCGACCATCTTCCAGCTCTCTGAAAATGCAGAG AAACGTAGAAGCACCAGTAACGCTGACAGGAAAGCAAAGAGAATACGGCCTTCCAGCAAGAAAGCTGTGTTGACTGTGCCATTGGAGAAGACATCCAACTGCGATAGTGTGCACCAAGATGGCAATGTTGGCTCCGTGCAGCTGTACACCATTACGGTGGAGCCTTCTCTGCTGCTGGAATCAAGCACCATGGAACAGTCCATGGGATCTGCCCCCACTGCCTTAGCCCTACCAGCAGTTGACGGACAGGATAGCCTGGGAGATGATTTTCCAATGACGCTGTTTCAAGCTGTGGAGGATTTCAGCATGTCTGGCGGAGGGGAGTGTGCCGAAGTCATGGTACTGTCCAAGGGTGCATCGACGGACAGTGAAGATGCAGTGGAGGGCATAGCAACTGCTCTCTTGGCAGAAGGCCAGGAGGTGGTCATACATGATGCTGTTGGCCAGGGAGCAGTGGGCCCCTCCTCACTGGTTATTGAGAACATGGCCCTGGAGACAGTGGAGCCCCCTGCAGGCCAGGATGACCGCGGTATCCAGATCATTGCTTACTTCGAGACTATTCCCAGCGTCCTTCCAGCCGGCCCCACTCATTCTGGCCTAACACCCGACACAGTGCTGTCCTCTGCCCTCAGCCCTCAGCCCATAGTCTCCACTCTTCCCATTGTGTCCAAACACATGACCCCCTTGCCAGGCTCCCTGGTTCTCGCTTCAGAGAGGCCTGAGAGTTCAGAGACGGAGGTGGAGGGGCAAAGGGAGGAAAAGGAAGAGGATGGTGTAGAGCACCAGGGGAAACAACTGGATGAGCACCG CTACCACAAGAACAGCCTGAGTAAGGAGCAGCTGGAAGTCATTGTGACAGAGCTGCAGAAGAAGGTGAAGGTGCTGCAGCAGAGGCACCGGAGGCACCTGGACAAGCTGCTGGGCCTGGAGAGCACAGTGAGCCAGCTGAGGCACAGCAAGCTGCTGAGTGAGGAGCGACTGAGCCTTCTGGAGAGG GCCTACGTTCAGACGAGTGCTGTTGTGTCAGATGCTGGGGAAACAGTGGCCATCATTTGTGAAGATGAGAAGATGGCGTACCTCTACTCTCTGCCGGAGTATGGCATCGGGGAGGGACTTGAACAGGACATGGAGGGTCCCGCTGCACTATCGGAGAGCTGA